A single region of the Saprospiraceae bacterium genome encodes:
- a CDS encoding FecR domain-containing protein, translated as MSDQDLHNNYAELISRYLSGNASDLEVQELETWVLASPDHKAQFIAFKKAWILSGMEQNAPAVNVAEWWNKTSTELFDKTAIVALPKRRNQRWWLQIAAALVALVAVALWMIWGPGNQKALQIVAADEVKNIDLPDGSNIHLNQASSIYYTTTGPDAKRKVVLEGDAFFDVARDEAHPFMVHTQEIEIEVLGTSFYVDSRPEQAEIQVIVQTGTVAVRYDSSEVILQANEKAVLKKGSDELIKEANEDPNYLSIKTKALTFDNSSLEAVVFALNRHFKADISLAIANVENCKISATYEDKPLAAILLILEKTLGIQSRREGSKIILEGAACR; from the coding sequence ATGTCAGACCAGGACTTACATAACAACTATGCTGAACTCATCTCACGGTATTTGAGTGGTAATGCCAGCGATCTTGAAGTGCAGGAGTTGGAAACCTGGGTATTGGCTTCTCCGGATCATAAAGCGCAATTCATCGCTTTTAAAAAGGCATGGATATTGAGTGGAATGGAGCAAAATGCACCGGCAGTGAATGTAGCGGAATGGTGGAATAAAACTTCGACGGAATTGTTTGATAAAACAGCAATTGTTGCGTTACCTAAGCGGCGAAACCAGCGATGGTGGCTGCAGATTGCTGCGGCCTTAGTGGCCTTGGTCGCTGTGGCGCTTTGGATGATATGGGGCCCAGGTAATCAAAAAGCCCTACAAATAGTCGCTGCCGATGAAGTCAAAAACATCGACCTTCCGGATGGCAGCAATATCCATTTAAATCAAGCTTCAAGTATTTATTACACAACCACCGGGCCTGATGCAAAACGTAAAGTTGTACTTGAAGGTGATGCATTCTTTGATGTGGCAAGGGATGAAGCTCATCCTTTCATGGTCCATACCCAGGAAATAGAAATCGAAGTGCTTGGCACCTCTTTTTATGTAGATTCCCGGCCAGAACAAGCGGAGATACAGGTAATTGTTCAGACAGGTACTGTGGCGGTGCGCTATGATTCATCAGAAGTAATCTTGCAAGCCAATGAAAAGGCCGTATTAAAAAAAGGTAGTGATGAATTAATTAAAGAAGCGAATGAAGACCCCAATTATTTGTCCATCAAGACCAAAGCATTAACTTTTGATAATAGCAGTTTGGAAGCGGTCGTATTTGCCTTAAATCGGCATTTCAAGGCGGATATCTCCCTGGCGATTGCCAATGTGGAAAACTGCAAAATCAGTGCGACCTATGAGGATAAACCCCTGGCGGCTATCCTGCTCATTCTGGAGAAAACCCTGGGAATCCAGTCGCGCCGCGAGGGCTCGAAAATCATTTTAGAGGGAGCGGCTTGTCGATAA
- a CDS encoding carboxypeptidase-like regulatory domain-containing protein has translation MRKLVSILFLLQATSLALVAQSVSINASSIRIGDILEEITKQTGLHFSYNSQTISVDQQISFSVRNESLEKTLKRLSRKINIAYSLIENQIVLYLPEEASIEKEKYFTLSGFITDRASGETLIGATVAIKGTAQGAITNAFGYYSLPLKAGQYTLHYSYVGYEKEEIQLGLNGSEKKDLSLAPTSIDLPDVIVEQSTTKILDKATLEQMVFRPEDLGNMPEFGGESGLVKGLQSLPGIKMHSDGSAFFYTRGGERDQNLIIIDDAPIYNPSHLFGFYSMVIPDFAKQIDVYKSDVPTNLGDRLSSIVSIRTKDGNLNKFEFSGALNPLINRFSLEAPVVKEKGSIFASFRRSNFEWLYRRAAPRADLGFGDFHFKWNHKLNNKNRLYFTTIIGVDNFTNRTEVAGNAGIRWANFAATLRWNHLFGPKLFSNTTIYTGNYDYQLFFAPNYWRSGLGTLSLKSDFTHYARQDYTSKFGWELQGFFVNPGSVSLDTTIAILPTIKPNYARKTVLYYQGIFDLNKKMQLNAGLRLINWANVGPATYYSYNPQYEVTDTVAVGEGIYKRYHHLDPRISLQYEIDSTSKVKVSVGSYHQYLQLISNSVSPFTSLEVWLPANQYIKPQSATQLSLNYVKYFQQAKVEFNTAFYYKAFNHQIDYQDHPTILLNPLVEGELRFGTMESYGMELLLKKQIGRLSGWMSYTLSRTLRQTDGLNEGRPYAAFQDRPHDFSLLLNYRLARRVLFSAYWTAYSGSTFSSPSGFYQFNGQTVPVFAEKNNDRLPAYRRFDFAFKFVLNKKEESRYQHSLTFSVYNALAHKNIVAVNFNKIPVEGGRPVVKADLLSEQALTASQIDLIRFMPSLTYKFRR, from the coding sequence ATGAGGAAACTAGTAAGCATCCTGTTTCTTTTACAAGCGACCAGTCTTGCCTTGGTGGCACAAAGCGTCAGCATTAACGCATCGAGTATACGTATAGGCGACATCCTCGAGGAAATCACCAAACAAACCGGTTTGCATTTTTCCTATAATTCACAAACCATCTCCGTCGATCAACAGATTTCGTTTAGCGTGCGTAATGAAAGCCTGGAGAAAACCCTAAAGCGCTTAAGCCGGAAAATCAATATTGCCTATAGTTTAATAGAAAACCAAATAGTCTTATACCTTCCGGAAGAAGCGTCCATAGAAAAAGAGAAATATTTCACCTTGAGCGGATTTATTACCGATCGGGCTTCGGGCGAAACATTGATTGGTGCCACGGTTGCCATAAAAGGAACAGCCCAAGGAGCAATCACCAATGCTTTTGGATACTATTCATTGCCCCTGAAAGCAGGGCAATATACACTTCATTATTCCTATGTAGGGTATGAAAAAGAGGAAATACAGTTGGGCCTAAATGGATCGGAAAAAAAAGATTTATCGCTCGCACCCACCTCCATTGATTTGCCAGATGTTATTGTGGAACAATCGACCACAAAAATCCTGGATAAGGCCACCTTGGAACAAATGGTGTTTCGACCGGAGGATCTAGGCAATATGCCCGAATTTGGAGGAGAATCTGGCCTGGTAAAAGGGCTGCAAAGTTTGCCAGGCATAAAAATGCATAGTGATGGCTCTGCTTTTTTTTATACTAGAGGGGGAGAACGCGACCAAAATTTAATTATTATCGATGATGCCCCTATCTACAATCCTTCCCATCTGTTTGGGTTTTATTCGATGGTCATTCCAGATTTTGCTAAGCAAATTGATGTGTACAAGAGTGACGTGCCAACCAATTTGGGAGATCGCTTATCTTCCATTGTTAGCATTAGAACCAAGGATGGTAACCTAAATAAATTTGAATTTAGCGGTGCGCTTAACCCATTGATCAATCGCTTTTCGCTGGAGGCCCCCGTCGTCAAAGAAAAAGGCTCCATTTTCGCTTCCTTCCGCCGCTCCAACTTCGAATGGCTTTATCGGCGGGCCGCCCCTCGCGCAGATCTCGGTTTCGGAGACTTCCATTTTAAATGGAACCACAAGCTGAACAACAAAAACCGCCTTTACTTTACAACCATCATTGGGGTGGATAACTTCACAAATAGGACCGAGGTAGCTGGTAATGCAGGCATACGCTGGGCTAATTTCGCAGCTACCCTTCGGTGGAATCACCTATTTGGCCCAAAGTTGTTTTCCAATACGACTATCTATACAGGCAATTATGACTATCAGTTGTTTTTTGCGCCTAACTACTGGCGATCCGGTTTAGGGACCTTAAGCCTTAAATCAGACTTTACCCACTATGCCCGTCAGGATTACACCTCCAAATTTGGATGGGAATTACAGGGCTTTTTTGTTAATCCAGGTAGTGTCTCCCTGGATACGACGATTGCCATTTTGCCAACTATAAAGCCCAATTACGCTCGCAAGACTGTTTTATATTATCAAGGGATTTTTGATCTCAACAAAAAAATGCAGCTTAATGCGGGGCTCCGGCTCATCAATTGGGCAAATGTTGGCCCAGCCACCTATTATTCTTACAACCCACAATATGAAGTAACGGATACGGTTGCCGTTGGCGAAGGCATTTACAAGCGTTATCATCACCTCGATCCACGTATTAGCCTTCAGTACGAAATCGATAGTACCTCGAAAGTCAAAGTGAGCGTTGGAAGCTACCACCAGTACCTTCAATTGATTTCAAATTCGGTGTCCCCCTTTACCTCTCTGGAAGTATGGCTGCCTGCCAACCAGTATATAAAACCTCAATCTGCTACCCAACTGAGTTTAAATTATGTAAAATATTTTCAGCAAGCCAAGGTGGAATTTAATACCGCTTTTTATTACAAGGCATTTAACCATCAGATTGATTACCAGGATCATCCTACCATCCTTTTGAATCCTTTGGTGGAAGGAGAACTTCGGTTTGGAACCATGGAATCCTATGGGATGGAGCTTTTATTGAAAAAGCAAATAGGCCGTTTAAGCGGTTGGATGAGTTATACGCTATCGCGCACCCTTCGCCAAACCGATGGACTGAATGAGGGGCGTCCTTATGCGGCCTTTCAGGACCGACCGCATGATTTTTCCTTGTTATTGAATTATCGTTTGGCCAGGCGCGTATTGTTTTCCGCTTATTGGACCGCCTACAGTGGGTCAACTTTTTCCTCCCCCTCTGGTTTTTATCAATTTAATGGTCAAACCGTACCTGTATTTGCAGAAAAAAATAATGATCGCCTGCCTGCTTACCGTCGATTTGATTTTGCCTTTAAGTTTGTTTTAAATAAAAAAGAAGAAAGCCGTTACCAGCATAGCCTGACCTTTTCGGTTTACAATGCATTGGCCCATAAAAACATAGTGGCTGTAAACTTTAATAAAATTCCAGTCGAAGGTGGCCGACCCGTGGTTAAAGCTGATCTTTTGTCTGAACAAGCCCTTACTGCCAGTCAGATTGATTTGATTCGTTTTATGCCTTCCCTTACCTATAAATTTAGACGCTAA
- a CDS encoding DUF4249 family protein: MYRPINLMCCLLFSLVACEEAIDWELMPGTNGHLAVEAIITDQFIQQSIRLSQSYDGLNGAVPAVTDALVTVAVNGVVFAFVPDLSEPGLYKSEVPFSAIKDLEYTLDIRWKDQKYTATSQLSSVAPMPNIRFRQIGVPDSLTFGDFVPLYNANQQAMYEMNIDWSHLSNGPKTSAKMIFYTFNTLDVSELVRPPQDTVVFPRGSIIIAKKYGLNDDFAAYLRALAIETTWKGGAFYGTSANLPTNISEDGLGFFSTCAILVDTLVAE, translated from the coding sequence ATGTACAGACCCATCAACCTTATGTGCTGTTTGTTATTTAGCCTGGTGGCCTGTGAAGAGGCCATCGATTGGGAACTAATGCCCGGAACCAATGGACATTTAGCCGTAGAAGCCATTATAACCGACCAGTTTATTCAGCAGTCTATTCGACTTTCTCAAAGTTATGATGGGCTAAACGGAGCAGTACCGGCCGTTACAGATGCCCTTGTAACGGTGGCAGTAAACGGAGTCGTCTTTGCTTTTGTGCCTGATCTTTCCGAACCAGGTTTATATAAAAGTGAGGTGCCCTTTTCAGCGATAAAAGATTTGGAATATACCTTGGATATTCGTTGGAAAGACCAAAAATACACAGCTACTAGTCAGTTATCAAGCGTTGCCCCTATGCCGAACATAAGGTTCCGCCAAATTGGCGTACCCGATAGCCTCACCTTCGGCGATTTTGTTCCTTTGTACAATGCCAATCAGCAAGCAATGTATGAAATGAATATAGATTGGTCTCACCTCAGTAATGGCCCAAAGACAAGTGCGAAAATGATTTTCTATACCTTTAATACCCTTGATGTAAGTGAGTTGGTTCGTCCACCTCAAGACACTGTCGTTTTTCCCAGAGGCAGCATCATCATCGCTAAGAAGTATGGATTAAACGATGATTTCGCGGCGTATCTGCGTGCGCTGGCCATAGAGACCACCTGGAAAGGAGGCGCTTTTTATGGCACATCGGCGAATTTGCCCACCAATATTAGTGAGGACGGGTTAGGTTTTTTTAGTACCTGTGCTATCCTGGTAGATACTTTGGTTGCAGAATAA